The Methanobacterium sp. BAmetb5 genome includes a region encoding these proteins:
- a CDS encoding ribonuclease P protein component 4, translating into MINIALERMEILLQRAEEEFALHPQRSHRYVEMSRKIATKYNLKMPSSWRGRFCRNCHSFLKPGANCQVRLKDSMVNIKCMECGEIMRKPYIKEKKAKRRNKIESRTFQEGTDA; encoded by the coding sequence ATGATAAACATAGCTTTAGAGCGTATGGAAATTCTCCTCCAACGCGCTGAAGAAGAATTTGCTCTTCACCCCCAGCGTTCCCATCGTTATGTGGAAATGTCCCGGAAGATAGCTACCAAATACAACCTAAAAATGCCATCCTCATGGAGGGGAAGGTTCTGTCGGAACTGCCATAGCTTCCTAAAACCGGGCGCTAACTGTCAGGTTCGTTTGAAAGATTCAATGGTAAATATAAAATGTATGGAATGTGGAGAAATCATGAGAAAGCCTTATATTAAAGAAAAAAAGGCAAAACGGAGGAATAAAATTGAATCCCGCACATTCCAAGAAGGAACTGATGCATAG
- a CDS encoding YhbY family RNA-binding protein — protein MHRSLSTITLNIGKSGVNSGVMDEINRQLKEREVVKLRFSKGISHEKENYITHIIEKSNAKLIDFRGNVAVIFKKRRN, from the coding sequence ATGCATAGATCACTTTCAACCATCACCCTAAACATAGGCAAATCCGGAGTTAATTCCGGTGTTATGGATGAAATTAACCGCCAACTTAAAGAAAGAGAAGTGGTGAAGCTCAGATTTTCCAAGGGTATATCCCATGAGAAAGAAAACTATATTACCCACATCATCGAAAAATCAAATGCTAAACTCATTGATTTTAGAGGTAACGTTGCGGTAATCTTCAAAAAAAGAAGAAATTAG
- a CDS encoding 30S ribosomal protein S19e — protein MTTIYDVPADSLISQVAKELSENKKITPPEWTPFVKTGVHKERRPENPDWWYVRCASILRRVYIDGPVGINSLRTYYGGKKDRGTNPEKFKRGSGSITRTALHQLEDAGFVEKREEGRVVTPAGRSFLDKASFELKKDIPELAKY, from the coding sequence ATGACTACAATTTACGATGTACCTGCCGACTCGCTCATTAGCCAGGTCGCCAAGGAGTTAAGTGAAAACAAAAAGATAACCCCCCCAGAATGGACTCCATTCGTCAAAACAGGGGTTCACAAAGAGAGAAGGCCAGAAAACCCCGACTGGTGGTATGTGCGCTGCGCATCCATACTACGCCGAGTGTACATAGATGGTCCAGTGGGAATTAACAGCCTCAGAACCTACTACGGTGGGAAAAAAGATAGAGGTACCAACCCTGAAAAATTCAAAAGGGGCAGTGGTTCCATAACTCGAACCGCACTTCACCAGTTAGAAGATGCAGGTTTCGTTGAAAAACGGGAAGAAGGTCGTGTAGTGACCCCTGCCGGAAGGTCCTTCCTGGATAAGGCATCCTTCGAGTTAAAAAAAGACATTCCAGAGCTGGCAAAATATTAA
- a CDS encoding DNA-binding protein, translating into MSDIEEIRRRRMAELQQQAAAQQAQQQPSDAQSQEQMRRELEAQKKQAMMQILTPEARSRLANLRLTKPEFVEQIELQLIQLAQMGRVQSKITDQQLKELLRKLSGQKREINITWK; encoded by the coding sequence ATGAGCGATATTGAGGAAATAAGGCGTAGAAGGATGGCAGAACTGCAACAACAGGCAGCAGCTCAGCAGGCTCAACAGCAACCTTCTGATGCCCAATCTCAAGAACAGATGCGCAGGGAGCTTGAGGCCCAGAAGAAGCAGGCTATGATGCAGATACTCACCCCTGAAGCACGCAGTCGCCTAGCCAACCTCCGCCTCACCAAACCTGAGTTTGTGGAACAAATTGAACTGCAGCTCATTCAACTGGCTCAAATGGGAAGAGTTCAGTCCAAAATCACTGACCAGCAGCTTAAAGAATTACTCCGAAAACTGTCTGGTCAAAAAAGAGAAATTAACATCACTTGGAAATGA
- a CDS encoding 7-cyano-7-deazaguanine synthase, which yields MKAAVLYSGGKDSSLVAVMLKRLGYQVELLTANFGVFPSWKPAAESASLLGFKHRVLEVDTGVLDEVVETILNDGFPNNGINHLHREVLHLAAEKYSLVADGTRRDDRVPKLNPQEIQSFEDSKGVQYLNLAGWGHRTINQLSQQLFKLVKEPTSMDNNSDYEIEIRFLINQRGGQETASKLFPPHIQSRVIGWREDE from the coding sequence ATGAAAGCTGCGGTACTCTACAGCGGAGGAAAAGACAGTTCACTAGTGGCTGTCATGCTGAAACGCTTAGGATATCAAGTTGAACTTTTAACAGCCAATTTTGGTGTTTTCCCTTCATGGAAACCGGCAGCAGAATCAGCATCCCTTTTAGGATTCAAACATCGGGTTCTGGAGGTTGATACTGGTGTTCTGGATGAGGTGGTGGAAACCATCCTTAACGATGGATTTCCCAACAATGGAATTAACCACCTGCACCGGGAAGTCCTGCATCTGGCTGCTGAGAAATATTCTCTGGTGGCGGATGGTACCAGAAGGGATGACCGGGTTCCAAAACTTAACCCCCAGGAGATTCAGAGTTTCGAAGATTCTAAGGGTGTCCAGTACCTTAACCTTGCAGGGTGGGGTCACCGGACCATAAATCAGCTGTCACAACAGCTTTTCAAACTGGTGAAAGAACCCACCAGTATGGATAATAATTCTGACTATGAAATCGAGATAAGATTTCTCATAAATCAGCGTGGTGGCCAGGAAACAGCTAGTAAGCTATTCCCACCCCACATACAATCAAGAGTAATAGGATGGAGAGAAGATGAGTAG
- a CDS encoding 50S ribosomal protein L39e — translation MSRNKPLAKKLRLAKAGKQNRRVPLWVMMKTNRKVRTHPKMRHWRRSKIKA, via the coding sequence ATGAGTAGAAATAAACCATTAGCCAAAAAATTAAGATTGGCCAAGGCAGGCAAGCAGAACAGGCGGGTGCCTCTATGGGTTATGATGAAGACCAACCGTAAGGTCAGAACCCACCCTAAGATGAGACACTGGAGAAGAAGTAAAATAAAAGCTTAA
- a CDS encoding 50S ribosomal protein L31e: protein MERVYVIPLRDAKTAPRTKRSPKATRVVREFIQKHMKSDDVKMDSSVNEKIWERGIQKIPPKIKVKATKDEDGSVLVTLVQ from the coding sequence ATGGAAAGAGTATATGTCATACCCCTCCGGGATGCAAAAACGGCTCCCCGTACCAAAAGGTCACCTAAAGCAACCCGTGTAGTAAGGGAGTTCATTCAAAAACACATGAAATCCGACGATGTCAAAATGGACTCATCGGTCAATGAAAAGATATGGGAAAGGGGAATTCAGAAAATACCCCCTAAGATCAAGGTTAAGGCAACCAAAGATGAAGATGGTTCCGTACTGGTCACCCTCGTTCAGTAG
- a CDS encoding translation initiation factor IF-6 produces the protein MIRRINLAGNPNWGVTLAATDKVALAPPNLGEKMVGAIEESLQVPVIKTPISGSSLAGALAVGNSKGFLVSKYAFDKEIETIKESGLEVERIPDRLTAVGNIVLANDHGAMVNPLLSDEAVQVVSETLDVDVVRGTIANFKITGSVAVATNKGVLVHPSATSDELEFLEKTMNVPVDVGTVNQGTKLVGAGIVANSNGVLVGEKTTGPEMARIEESLGFLEELL, from the coding sequence ATGATTAGGAGAATTAATCTGGCAGGCAATCCCAACTGGGGTGTTACTCTGGCAGCCACTGATAAGGTGGCCCTGGCACCACCCAACCTGGGAGAAAAAATGGTGGGGGCTATTGAAGAATCCCTTCAGGTCCCAGTAATCAAAACTCCCATTAGCGGCAGTAGCCTGGCCGGAGCCCTAGCAGTAGGGAACTCCAAAGGCTTCCTGGTATCCAAATATGCCTTTGACAAAGAGATAGAAACCATTAAAGAATCGGGATTAGAGGTAGAACGGATACCCGACCGACTCACGGCAGTGGGCAACATTGTACTGGCCAATGACCACGGAGCAATGGTGAATCCACTACTATCTGATGAAGCAGTACAGGTGGTTTCTGAGACTCTGGACGTGGACGTGGTACGAGGAACTATAGCTAATTTCAAAATCACCGGATCAGTGGCAGTTGCCACTAATAAAGGAGTGCTAGTCCACCCCTCAGCAACATCAGACGAGTTAGAATTCCTGGAAAAGACAATGAATGTCCCAGTAGATGTGGGAACCGTGAACCAGGGAACGAAACTGGTGGGAGCTGGAATAGTAGCCAACTCCAATGGAGTGCTGGTGGGTGAAAAGACTACCGGTCCGGAAATGGCCAGAATAGAAGAATCATTAGGTTTTCTTGAGGAGTTATTATGA
- the rpl18a gene encoding 50S ribosomal protein L18Ae gives MKTKIFRVQGKFIMGDSFKPFTKELKATSEDDIKEKIYSEFGSKHHIVRNQIHIQKIEEISAEEVQDTLIKALISE, from the coding sequence ATGAAGACAAAGATATTTAGAGTTCAAGGCAAGTTCATCATGGGTGACAGTTTCAAACCATTCACCAAGGAACTGAAAGCCACTAGTGAAGATGATATTAAAGAGAAGATCTACTCTGAATTTGGTAGCAAACATCATATTGTACGTAACCAGATACACATTCAGAAAATAGAAGAGATCTCCGCTGAAGAAGTTCAGGACACCCTGATAAAGGCACTGATTTCGGAGTGA
- the pfdA gene encoding prefoldin subunit alpha: MEDRQRLEEIINELNAYKAQAEMLNQQVETLKATIADMEIAQETLDSIKGKKSPETLVPIGAGSFLITEIKNTEEVIVGLGSGAAVKKNIDDAKESIEEQKKELDNIMQKMVSDLTQISQIITQKSPEAEALIQKIEGTQGNPIN, encoded by the coding sequence ATGGAAGACCGACAAAGGCTGGAAGAGATTATCAACGAACTCAACGCCTACAAGGCACAGGCCGAAATGTTGAACCAGCAGGTGGAAACCCTTAAAGCTACCATTGCCGACATGGAAATAGCCCAGGAAACACTGGATTCCATCAAAGGGAAAAAATCACCTGAAACCCTGGTACCCATTGGTGCTGGTTCATTTTTAATCACTGAAATCAAAAATACCGAAGAAGTGATTGTTGGTCTTGGATCCGGTGCTGCAGTTAAGAAAAATATCGACGATGCCAAGGAAAGCATCGAAGAACAGAAAAAAGAACTGGATAACATCATGCAGAAGATGGTATCTGATCTTACCCAGATCAGCCAGATCATCACTCAGAAAAGCCCTGAAGCTGAGGCACTCATCCAGAAAATTGAGGGCACACAGGGTAATCCAATTAATTAA
- the ftsY gene encoding signal recognition particle-docking protein FtsY has product MFESLKKKFSGTIGKISEQLSSEEEEAKKKELKAETNSTPEEVGKKEVTSPKTEKKEDKTSGKDEEEVDSGKEKVEEDEKKSRFSFFRRKSEPEDEDSEGIDKRDKEDSKLKTEFSSDEAATVSSKDQESDTDKESEKEGEEEPSGLFTFATHKTISEKDIDDILFELELALLEGDVAMEVAEQIINSVKGDLVGRKIKRRGDVAQFTRDALKKAISDILVVDGPNLNEMVQQAKKTGEPLKIMFVGVNGTGKTTTISKIADHYVKSGYTPVIAASDTFRAGAIEQISHHAENVGVKIIRHQKGADPAAVAYDAVEHARAQNKELVLIDTAGRMQTNVNLMDEMKKIQRVVKPDLAIFVGDALTGNDAVEQARKFDEAVGVDGIILTKADADAKGGAALSIGHVINKPILFLGVGQGYGDIMEFHPEWMVEQVLGD; this is encoded by the coding sequence TTGTTTGAATCTTTGAAAAAAAAATTTTCAGGAACCATAGGAAAGATTTCCGAGCAGTTATCTTCTGAAGAGGAAGAGGCTAAAAAAAAGGAATTAAAAGCAGAAACTAATTCTACCCCTGAAGAAGTTGGAAAAAAAGAAGTTACTTCTCCCAAAACTGAAAAGAAAGAAGATAAAACATCAGGAAAAGATGAAGAAGAAGTGGATTCTGGAAAAGAAAAGGTTGAAGAAGATGAGAAAAAATCTCGTTTTTCCTTTTTCCGCAGGAAATCAGAACCGGAGGATGAAGACTCTGAAGGTATAGATAAACGAGATAAAGAAGATTCTAAATTAAAAACTGAATTTTCTTCAGATGAAGCAGCTACTGTGTCTTCTAAAGACCAGGAATCTGACACGGATAAAGAATCTGAAAAGGAGGGGGAAGAAGAACCCTCTGGTTTGTTCACTTTCGCCACCCATAAAACCATATCTGAAAAGGATATTGATGATATTCTTTTTGAACTGGAACTAGCCCTCCTGGAAGGTGACGTGGCCATGGAAGTGGCCGAACAGATTATCAATTCTGTAAAAGGAGACCTGGTGGGTCGTAAAATTAAACGAAGAGGAGATGTGGCACAGTTCACCAGAGATGCCCTTAAAAAGGCCATATCCGATATACTGGTAGTGGATGGCCCTAACCTAAATGAAATGGTTCAACAGGCCAAAAAGACTGGTGAACCCCTTAAAATCATGTTTGTGGGCGTTAATGGAACTGGTAAAACCACCACTATTTCTAAAATCGCGGACCATTATGTTAAATCCGGATACACCCCAGTAATTGCCGCTTCGGACACATTCCGGGCAGGGGCCATTGAACAAATATCCCACCACGCTGAAAATGTGGGGGTGAAAATCATCCGCCACCAGAAAGGCGCAGATCCCGCAGCCGTGGCCTACGATGCCGTGGAACACGCCCGGGCCCAGAATAAGGAACTGGTTCTCATAGACACTGCCGGTAGAATGCAAACCAACGTGAACCTTATGGATGAAATGAAGAAGATCCAGAGGGTGGTTAAACCGGATCTAGCTATATTTGTTGGGGATGCCCTCACCGGAAACGATGCCGTGGAACAGGCCCGCAAATTCGATGAGGCGGTGGGAGTTGATGGAATCATACTCACCAAGGCGGATGCTGATGCCAAAGGTGGTGCAGCACTCTCCATTGGTCACGTAATCAACAAACCCATACTGTTTTTAGGTGTTGGACAGGGCTACGGGGATATAATGGAATTCCATCCTGAATGGATGGTGGAACAGGTTCTAGGGGATTAA
- a CDS encoding trans-aconitate 2-methyltransferase, whose protein sequence is MIIIINKTYGDEMKKVQNHFEEEAEEFDQLIQTIIPFYEDMVSALVLSLPFHPKEQIKILDLGCGTGNISQKIKEKFPNAQITAVDLAENMIKMAKAKLSPYKDIEYIRADFRELEFQEEYDAVVSSLALHHMSPEEQRSFYRRIIGFLKGGGVFYNADNILGSTLYLNQVYMDKWVEFMLQYRSQEEVEEIWLPKHREEDFPSPLHSHIQWMKEAGFTEVDVVWKYYMFGVYGGKK, encoded by the coding sequence TTGATCATTATAATTAACAAAACTTATGGTGATGAGATGAAAAAGGTTCAAAATCATTTTGAAGAGGAAGCCGAGGAATTTGACCAGCTTATACAAACCATAATCCCATTTTATGAGGATATGGTAAGTGCACTGGTACTTTCACTGCCTTTCCATCCCAAAGAACAGATTAAGATTCTGGATCTGGGTTGTGGTACCGGGAATATATCACAGAAGATAAAGGAAAAGTTCCCCAATGCCCAGATCACTGCGGTGGACCTGGCCGAGAATATGATTAAAATGGCAAAGGCTAAGCTCTCCCCTTATAAAGATATAGAATATATAAGGGCTGATTTTCGTGAACTGGAATTTCAGGAGGAGTACGATGCCGTGGTATCCTCCCTGGCACTGCACCATATGTCCCCCGAGGAACAGAGATCTTTCTACCGTAGAATCATCGGTTTCCTTAAGGGAGGCGGAGTTTTCTACAATGCGGATAACATCCTGGGGTCCACCCTCTACCTGAACCAAGTTTATATGGATAAATGGGTGGAGTTCATGCTCCAGTATCGCAGCCAGGAAGAAGTAGAAGAAATCTGGCTACCCAAACATCGGGAAGAAGACTTTCCCTCACCCCTACACAGCCATATCCAGTGGATGAAAGAAGCAGGCTTCACTGAGGTGGATGTGGTGTGGAAATACTACATGTTTGGAGTTTACGGCGGTAAAAAGTAG
- a CDS encoding glycerophosphodiester phosphodiesterase family protein: protein MKIIAHRGASSLLPENTLLSLEHALDMGVDMVEVDVRQSRDGEIVVFHDPTLDRTTNGTGRVKDKTLLELKKLDAGQGERIPLLSEVLRRAKSKLDESNKVHPILIVEIKEPGIERMVLDIIKQEKMVKNVIVASFYHHVSLNLKSMDGKLKTGIIFIGQPIHPEKMAIDARAEYMLPFHSYLGKKMVLNAHKHNIRVYTGVVDTGRDMKSVSRMGVDGVVTNKLLAMSKNY, encoded by the coding sequence ATGAAGATCATTGCTCACCGTGGTGCCTCTTCTCTTTTACCAGAAAACACCCTTCTTTCCCTGGAACATGCCCTGGATATGGGAGTAGATATGGTGGAAGTTGATGTTCGTCAGTCCAGGGATGGAGAGATAGTAGTTTTCCATGACCCTACTCTAGACCGCACCACCAACGGTACAGGGAGGGTTAAGGATAAAACACTGTTAGAGTTGAAAAAATTAGATGCAGGTCAGGGAGAGAGAATACCCCTCTTAAGCGAAGTTTTAAGACGTGCAAAATCTAAATTGGATGAATCGAATAAAGTTCACCCCATTTTAATCGTTGAAATTAAAGAACCCGGAATTGAAAGAATGGTTCTGGATATCATTAAACAGGAAAAAATGGTAAAAAATGTTATTGTGGCTTCATTTTATCATCATGTTTCCCTGAATCTCAAATCAATGGATGGAAAATTGAAGACAGGGATAATATTCATAGGTCAACCAATTCATCCTGAAAAAATGGCTATTGATGCCCGGGCAGAGTACATGTTACCATTTCATAGTTATCTGGGCAAAAAAATGGTTTTAAACGCACATAAACATAATATTAGGGTTTATACGGGGGTGGTGGACACAGGGAGGGATATGAAATCTGTTTCAAGAATGGGTGTGGATGGGGTGGTAACCAACAAGTTACTAGCTATGAGTAAAAACTACTAA
- a CDS encoding deoxyuridine 5'-triphosphate nucleotidohydrolase, which yields MLGEKELVKLFPEFAELVQPSGIDLRVDEVFLQKGPGSLIDNEKNLPELEKLEPPIYTLEPKTAYSVTIDRKIKIPKGYSMLYLPRSTLLRSFVSIHTAVGDPGFYGTLQFLLVNQGEHPFTIKQGERIAQGVVFPVEGSGEYNGSYQEEE from the coding sequence ATGTTAGGTGAAAAAGAACTCGTAAAATTATTCCCTGAATTTGCTGAACTGGTGCAGCCCTCGGGAATTGACCTGAGGGTGGACGAAGTTTTCCTCCAGAAAGGACCAGGATCTTTAATTGACAATGAAAAGAACCTCCCTGAACTGGAAAAACTGGAACCACCAATCTACACTCTAGAGCCCAAGACAGCTTACAGTGTGACCATCGACCGGAAAATAAAAATCCCCAAGGGTTACTCCATGCTTTACTTACCCCGATCCACCCTGCTGCGTTCCTTTGTAAGCATCCACACTGCAGTGGGTGACCCTGGCTTCTACGGTACACTGCAGTTTCTACTGGTGAACCAGGGAGAGCACCCTTTCACCATTAAACAAGGTGAAAGAATCGCCCAAGGGGTGGTTTTCCCGGTAGAAGGATCCGGGGAGTACAATGGCAGTTACCAGGAAGAAGAATAA
- the acs gene encoding acetate--CoA ligase produces MSSGLEALLHEGRLFPPGKDLAENSNIHRWMERYGIKDYDELLQRGCDDPEWFWDELARELEWFQPYKEVLKWDPPHAEWFGEGKFNIVHNALDRHVGSWRKNKVAYIWEGELGQVKKLTYHDLYRKVNQMANALRGLGVGKGDRVAIYLPMILELPIAMLACAKIGAVHSVVFSGFWAKAFRERANDAQVKVAITVDGFYRRGKVIPLKENVDQVLDDIPSLEKLIVVRHAECPVEMKTGRDLWWDDVIQGQETVSPTEVMDAEDPLFILYTSGTTGKPKGVLHVHGGYAVGVYTTLKLVFDLKDEDIWWCAADIGWITGHSYIVYAPLLMGATSVMYEGAPDYPEADRLWQIIEEYGVNVFYTAPTTIRMFMKYGEKWPQKHDLTSLRLLGSVGEPINPEAWIWYHKHIGNRQCPIMDTWWQTETGMHLITPLPITSLKPGSTVKPFPTVQADVVDDEGKSVREGGGHLVIKTPWPAMFRTLYHDPERYVDAYWSKFPGMYLSGDVARVDEEGYFWIQGREDDVLNVAGHRISTAEVESALVSYDSVAEAAVVGKPDPIKGEEICSFIILKEDFKPSPRMKHHLREHVRQEIGPVASPACVNFVKDLPKTRSGKIMRRVIKAKVKGDDVGDISTLANPEAVDELDNAV; encoded by the coding sequence ATTTCCAGCGGATTAGAAGCCTTACTCCATGAGGGCAGGTTGTTCCCACCGGGGAAGGATTTAGCAGAAAATAGTAATATCCACAGATGGATGGAACGCTACGGCATAAAGGATTATGATGAACTGCTCCAGCGGGGGTGTGATGACCCGGAATGGTTCTGGGATGAACTGGCCCGGGAGCTGGAATGGTTCCAGCCCTATAAAGAGGTCTTAAAATGGGATCCTCCCCATGCAGAATGGTTTGGTGAGGGTAAATTTAACATAGTGCACAACGCCCTGGACCGTCACGTAGGATCCTGGCGTAAAAACAAGGTAGCCTATATATGGGAAGGTGAACTGGGCCAGGTTAAGAAGTTAACCTACCATGATCTTTACCGGAAGGTTAACCAGATGGCCAATGCCCTGCGAGGTCTGGGTGTTGGTAAAGGGGATCGTGTAGCTATTTACCTGCCCATGATACTGGAGTTACCCATTGCCATGCTGGCCTGTGCCAAGATCGGAGCGGTGCACAGTGTGGTTTTCTCAGGGTTCTGGGCCAAAGCATTCCGTGAAAGGGCCAACGATGCCCAGGTGAAAGTGGCTATCACCGTGGATGGTTTTTATCGCCGGGGAAAAGTTATACCCCTTAAAGAGAATGTGGATCAAGTCTTAGATGATATCCCTTCCCTGGAAAAACTCATTGTGGTTCGCCATGCTGAATGTCCGGTAGAGATGAAAACTGGGCGGGACCTATGGTGGGATGACGTGATACAGGGCCAGGAAACTGTATCTCCAACAGAAGTGATGGATGCCGAAGACCCCCTGTTTATTTTATACACCTCCGGAACCACTGGAAAGCCCAAAGGAGTACTTCACGTCCACGGAGGTTATGCCGTTGGTGTCTACACCACCCTGAAACTGGTTTTTGATCTGAAGGATGAAGATATATGGTGGTGTGCCGCAGATATTGGCTGGATCACCGGTCACAGTTACATAGTCTACGCCCCTCTCTTAATGGGTGCCACCTCGGTGATGTATGAAGGTGCTCCGGATTACCCGGAAGCCGACCGTTTGTGGCAGATAATCGAGGAGTATGGGGTGAATGTATTCTACACCGCCCCCACCACCATCCGCATGTTCATGAAGTACGGGGAGAAATGGCCCCAGAAACATGATCTAACATCTCTCAGGCTCCTGGGAAGCGTAGGTGAACCTATAAATCCCGAGGCCTGGATCTGGTATCATAAACACATTGGGAACCGGCAGTGCCCCATAATGGATACCTGGTGGCAGACAGAAACTGGGATGCACCTTATAACTCCCCTACCCATCACTTCCCTTAAACCAGGGTCCACAGTTAAGCCCTTCCCCACAGTACAGGCCGATGTGGTGGATGATGAGGGGAAATCCGTACGGGAAGGTGGTGGTCATCTGGTTATTAAAACTCCCTGGCCAGCCATGTTCCGCACCCTGTACCATGACCCGGAACGCTACGTGGATGCCTACTGGAGCAAGTTCCCAGGGATGTATCTCAGTGGGGATGTGGCCCGGGTTGATGAAGAGGGATATTTCTGGATACAGGGAAGGGAAGATGACGTTCTAAATGTTGCTGGACACAGGATTAGCACGGCTGAAGTGGAATCTGCCCTGGTGAGCTATGATTCTGTGGCGGAAGCTGCGGTAGTGGGAAAACCAGACCCAATTAAGGGAGAGGAGATCTGCAGTTTCATCATCCTTAAGGAAGACTTCAAACCCAGCCCCCGTATGAAACACCACCTACGGGAACATGTTCGCCAGGAAATTGGCCCGGTGGCCAGTCCGGCCTGTGTTAATTTCGTTAAAGATCTCCCCAAAACCCGTTCCGGGAAGATCATGCGCCGGGTGATCAAAGCCAAGGTCAAAGGAGATGATGTGGGAGATATAAGTACCCTGGCCAACCCCGAAGCAGTGGATGAACTGGATAATGCAGTTTAA